In the genome of Leptolyngbya subtilissima AS-A7, one region contains:
- a CDS encoding response regulator yields MKTVLLVEDDLVNARVFSKILTKRGGLAVKHTEDVEEVMTIARSGEVDVVLMDVSLAHSMYQGKPMDGIKITQLLKADPATANLPVILVTAHAMEGDRENFLSQSGADGYISKPVIDHQEFVDQIKATMGDAE; encoded by the coding sequence ATGAAGACCGTCTTACTCGTTGAAGACGACCTGGTAAATGCCCGAGTATTTTCTAAGATATTGACCAAGCGTGGGGGCCTGGCGGTTAAGCACACAGAAGATGTCGAAGAGGTGATGACCATTGCCCGCAGTGGTGAGGTTGACGTGGTTTTGATGGATGTGTCGCTGGCCCACAGCATGTATCAGGGCAAGCCCATGGATGGCATCAAGATTACCCAGCTGCTAAAGGCCGACCCCGCTACGGCTAACCTACCGGTGATTTTGGTGACGGCCCACGCCATGGAGGGCGATCGCGAGAATTTTTTGAGCCAGAGTGGTGCCGATGGCTATATCTCGAAGCCGGTAATCGACCATCAAGAATTTGTGGATCAAATTAAGGCGACCATGGGGGATGCTGAATAA
- a CDS encoding ATP-binding cassette domain-containing protein, which produces MAQVAIENVYKTFPKSRQSHGAEATEPDAEPDAAAVLKRINLTVEDGEFMVLVGPSGCGKSTLLRLISGLEAITGGSIWVGDRKVNDLPPKLRDTAMVFQSYALYPHLTVYDNLAFGLRRMGADLSKSLPELEEKPVPLSDSPANQELERLLTESRWWEKPLVSITRRLPPSLRYVSEVERLIDERVRAVAKMLQIDLLLNRQPRQLSGGQKQRVALGRAMARNPQVFLMDEPLSNLDAKLRMETRAQIVNLQRQLGITTIYVTHDQVEAMTMGHRIAVMNLGQIQQVATPLELYNRPANRFVAGFIGSPPMNVIPVQVQAPFLLVHPEFRLSLPSSWDDRLLPYDNREALLGIRPEHLSLALPAPKNIRGHVTHLEALGSETYLTVRTKDLTLLAKIPPDEMVRIGDEVWLAIASEKVHLFDPESDASLWSC; this is translated from the coding sequence GTGGCCCAAGTCGCAATCGAAAACGTCTACAAAACCTTTCCTAAGTCTCGCCAATCCCATGGGGCAGAGGCTACTGAGCCAGATGCAGAACCAGATGCAGCGGCGGTGCTCAAGCGCATCAACCTCACCGTTGAGGATGGCGAATTCATGGTGCTGGTCGGCCCTTCGGGCTGCGGCAAAAGCACTCTGCTGCGGCTGATCTCGGGTCTGGAGGCGATTACGGGGGGCAGCATTTGGGTGGGCGATCGCAAAGTCAACGACCTGCCCCCCAAGCTGCGCGACACCGCCATGGTGTTCCAGAGCTATGCCCTCTACCCCCACCTGACGGTCTACGACAACCTCGCCTTTGGCCTGCGCCGCATGGGGGCCGACCTGAGCAAATCCCTACCGGAACTGGAAGAAAAACCTGTACCCCTCAGCGATTCCCCCGCCAACCAAGAGCTAGAGCGCCTACTCACCGAAAGCCGCTGGTGGGAGAAGCCCCTAGTCTCAATTACGCGCCGGCTGCCTCCCAGCCTGCGCTATGTTTCTGAGGTCGAACGACTGATCGACGAACGGGTGCGGGCCGTGGCCAAGATGCTGCAAATTGACCTGCTGCTCAACCGTCAGCCTCGGCAGCTCTCGGGCGGGCAAAAGCAGCGGGTGGCCCTGGGTCGGGCCATGGCTCGAAATCCCCAGGTGTTTTTGATGGATGAGCCCCTGTCAAACCTGGATGCCAAACTGCGGATGGAAACCCGCGCCCAAATTGTGAATTTGCAGCGGCAGCTCGGCATCACCACCATCTACGTCACCCACGACCAGGTGGAGGCCATGACCATGGGCCACCGCATCGCTGTGATGAATCTGGGTCAAATTCAGCAGGTGGCCACTCCATTAGAGCTGTATAACCGTCCTGCCAATCGCTTTGTGGCTGGCTTTATTGGATCGCCGCCAATGAACGTCATTCCGGTGCAGGTGCAGGCTCCATTTTTGCTGGTGCATCCTGAATTTCGCCTGTCGCTGCCCAGCAGTTGGGACGATCGCCTGCTGCCCTACGACAACCGCGAAGCATTGCTGGGCATTCGCCCTGAGCACCTCAGTTTAGCCCTGCCCGCACCTAAGAATATTCGCGGTCATGTCACCCATCTGGAAGCCCTAGGCAGCGAAACCTACCTGACGGTGCGGACCAAGGATCTAACGCTGCTGGCCAAAATTCCCCCTGACGAGATGGTGCGAATTGGCGATGAAGTGTGGCTGGCGATCGCCTCCGAAAAAGTCCACCTGTTTGATCCAGAGAGTGACGCCTCTCTTTGGAGCTGCTAA
- a CDS encoding glycoside hydrolase family 31 protein, with the protein MPYAIWYSWQRDRRDRLYQTPPATAPTVVGKGLHATPTKRGAEIEFEHASLELAFLTPDFVRVTWQPGRLPLPYGLADHPWPAVTTQLEEQSQGWVLSSPELTISVGWDGSLAIADQTGQIRQELPPRRLGEGWQQTTPLRNEECLYGLGERAATFNLRRPVVLEQSGPAQTKTYQFWNYDPGNIYEPGTDPMYICIPVYLGLHRQGSYLVFYENTFRGELRLGQQATTTFEAGALRYYLAIGAPSQLMQRYTQLTGRAPLPPRWALGYHQSHWGYRTEATLRQEVQNFQQHDLPLSALHVDIDCQVNHRAFTIDPQRFPKFRQFTAELAANGVRLIAINNPGIQHNRHSNLFLEGQILDAFCTYADGDLVVAPVWPGRSVFPDFTDPIVRDWWSRQFAYLLQAGVAGFWNDMNEPAAFVAWGDPTLPLATQHKLEGRGGDHREAHNVYGMLETRAAFESLRSHRPHIRPFVVTRSGWAGLQRYAWTWTGDIVSTWEALRQTVATVLGLGLSGVAFCGPDIGGFLGNPGPELYLRWFQMATFMVFYRTHSAVSVGHRAPWTYSEPCLSIARRFLQLRQQLMPYFYTLVWETAEQGHPPVRPLFWLNPTDESLWNREDAFCLGDALLVCPVMTQGERCRQVALPPGDWYSFWDDTIWQGGQAVELPAPLEQIPLLVRGGSILPLAEGEDLTLHLYPPALGPDGEGESQGQLYNDAGEGYGDSRLDRWHLSQQGQTLTLTWRSQGDYEFPYGRVNLQLHGPTLEQAWVDGREVAVAGQMLSGAVFEQINLKVRQDEWLGGGS; encoded by the coding sequence ATGCCCTACGCGATTTGGTACTCGTGGCAGCGCGATCGCCGCGATCGCCTCTACCAAACCCCGCCAGCAACTGCCCCCACGGTCGTAGGCAAAGGACTTCATGCCACCCCTACCAAGCGGGGCGCTGAGATTGAGTTTGAGCACGCCTCCCTCGAACTCGCCTTTTTAACACCAGATTTTGTTCGCGTCACCTGGCAGCCCGGTCGGCTGCCCCTGCCCTACGGCTTGGCCGACCACCCCTGGCCCGCTGTCACCACCCAACTAGAAGAGCAGTCTCAGGGATGGGTGCTCTCTAGTCCTGAACTCACAATCAGCGTAGGTTGGGACGGCAGTTTGGCGATCGCCGATCAGACCGGCCAGATTCGCCAAGAACTCCCTCCCCGGCGTTTAGGAGAAGGGTGGCAGCAGACTACCCCCCTGCGGAACGAAGAGTGCCTCTACGGTCTGGGGGAACGGGCAGCGACCTTTAACCTGCGGCGGCCCGTAGTTTTAGAGCAGAGCGGCCCAGCCCAGACCAAAACCTACCAGTTCTGGAACTACGACCCCGGCAACATCTACGAACCCGGCACCGACCCGATGTATATCTGCATTCCGGTGTACCTGGGTCTGCACCGGCAGGGCAGCTATCTGGTGTTTTACGAAAACACCTTTCGGGGCGAGCTACGGCTGGGCCAGCAAGCCACCACCACCTTCGAGGCCGGTGCCCTGCGCTATTACCTGGCGATCGGTGCGCCGTCCCAGCTCATGCAGCGCTACACCCAGCTCACCGGGAGAGCACCCTTGCCGCCCCGCTGGGCCCTGGGATATCACCAATCGCACTGGGGCTACCGCACCGAGGCCACCCTGCGCCAGGAGGTGCAAAACTTTCAGCAACACGACCTGCCCCTCAGCGCCCTGCACGTGGATATTGACTGCCAGGTCAACCACCGCGCCTTCACCATTGACCCCCAGCGGTTCCCCAAGTTTCGGCAGTTTACGGCGGAGCTAGCGGCAAATGGCGTGCGGCTGATCGCGATCAACAATCCCGGCATTCAGCACAACCGCCACAGCAACCTGTTCTTAGAGGGGCAAATTCTCGACGCTTTCTGCACCTACGCCGACGGCGATTTGGTGGTTGCCCCCGTCTGGCCGGGGCGATCGGTCTTTCCTGACTTTACCGATCCGATTGTGCGCGACTGGTGGAGCCGCCAGTTTGCTTACCTGCTCCAGGCGGGGGTAGCCGGTTTTTGGAACGATATGAATGAACCGGCGGCCTTTGTGGCTTGGGGCGACCCCACTCTGCCTTTGGCAACCCAGCACAAGCTAGAGGGGCGCGGCGGCGACCACCGCGAAGCCCACAATGTCTACGGCATGCTCGAAACCCGTGCCGCCTTTGAAAGCCTGCGGAGCCACCGGCCCCATATTCGTCCCTTTGTGGTGACGCGATCGGGCTGGGCCGGGCTGCAACGCTACGCCTGGACCTGGACCGGCGATATCGTCTCGACCTGGGAGGCGCTGCGTCAAACCGTAGCCACCGTTTTGGGTCTGGGACTGTCGGGGGTGGCCTTTTGCGGCCCTGACATTGGCGGGTTTTTGGGCAATCCAGGGCCTGAGCTGTACCTGCGCTGGTTTCAGATGGCCACTTTCATGGTCTTTTACCGCACTCATAGTGCTGTCAGCGTGGGGCACCGCGCCCCTTGGACTTACAGCGAACCTTGCCTCAGCATTGCACGCCGCTTTTTGCAGCTCCGCCAGCAGCTGATGCCCTACTTCTACACTCTAGTGTGGGAGACCGCCGAGCAGGGACATCCCCCTGTGCGCCCGCTCTTCTGGCTGAACCCAACTGATGAAAGTCTGTGGAACCGGGAGGATGCCTTTTGTCTGGGGGACGCGCTGCTGGTGTGCCCGGTGATGACCCAGGGAGAGCGCTGCCGCCAAGTTGCCCTTCCCCCCGGCGATTGGTACAGCTTTTGGGATGACACGATATGGCAGGGCGGGCAAGCCGTCGAGCTACCAGCTCCGCTGGAGCAAATTCCTCTGCTGGTAAGGGGGGGTAGCATTTTGCCCCTGGCTGAAGGTGAAGACCTGACCCTGCACCTCTACCCACCGGCCTTGGGTCCTGATGGGGAGGGAGAAAGCCAGGGCCAGCTCTATAACGATGCTGGGGAAGGCTACGGTGACTCGCGATTAGACCGATGGCACCTCAGCCAGCAGGGGCAAACCCTAACCCTCACCTGGCGATCGCAGGGAGACTACGAATTTCCCTATGGACGGGTAAACCTGCAACTGCATGGGCCAACCCTGGAGCAGGCCTGGGTGGATGGTCGAGAGGTAGCGGTGGCAGGGCAAATGCTATCCGGTGCAGTCTTTGAGCAGATCAATCTGAAGGTGCGGCAGGATGAGTGGTTAGGTGGAGGTAGCTAG
- the gyrA gene encoding DNA gyrase subunit A, producing the protein MADQLDILASGQIVPTSLHTEVQRSYLEYAMSVIVGRALPDVRDGLKPVHRRILYAMHELGLTPDRPYRKCARVVGDVLGKYHPHGDQAVYEALVRMVQTFSSRYPLLDGHGNFGSVDNDPPAAMRYTETRLSPISNEGMLTDISEALVDFSDNFDSSQQEPVVLPTQLPNLLLNGSSGIAVGMATNIPPHNMGEVIDGLVAMIDRPTLSDDELFRLIPGPDFPTGGEIIGTEGILDAYRTGRGSIPIRGICQFEEVHPGRGRQRRNAIIVTELPYQVNKAGWIEKIAQLVNAGRLEGIADIRDESDRDGMRVVIELKRDTPAQRVLQDLYRTTPLQTNFGVIMLALDNGQPRQMPLRDVMQAFLDFRETTLTRHYQHQLEKTEAKLHITEGLLTALNNLDTIIDILRNAADGTTAKQIFQQRFDLSERQSDAILAMPLRKLTGMERQGLENDFAELSQRRDDLTRLLSDRKELLKAMKKELKALKKKFNDPRRTRIQTDAERAEESQQVEDIIAETVEEATVVEFTQKGYVRRFSQKSYQRRQARLEVDTSAKLHEVDDDPVVQVEVALTTHELLTLTRDGRAFTVAVEAVPANPRQGKGAPLVQLLPGSVPSAADAIVARFVLRDDRLDHDIILVTRKGKIKRAPLKEFTNLTGRGLTAIKVKDGDELAYVTLAEPGDDLVLGTTGGRLLRFPIDDDNLQVMGRAAQGPQGIRMGKQETLTGCVAVQSSKDCLLLVSAAGYAKRLPVEGLRVAKRGDIGTQSFQFSLKTDSLMALLPAVPKEAVTVFTSADRTAVIPIESVPRQGRTGESDRIIKPNKGETITQVIRITPPDQSTLAEAE; encoded by the coding sequence ATGGCCGACCAACTCGACATTCTTGCCTCTGGGCAAATTGTGCCTACCTCGCTCCACACCGAGGTGCAGCGGTCGTACCTGGAATACGCCATGAGCGTAATTGTGGGCCGGGCGCTGCCCGACGTACGTGATGGCCTCAAGCCCGTGCACCGCCGCATTCTCTACGCCATGCATGAGCTGGGGCTGACCCCCGATCGCCCCTACCGCAAATGCGCCCGCGTCGTCGGCGACGTGCTGGGCAAATATCACCCCCACGGTGACCAGGCGGTGTACGAGGCTCTGGTGCGCATGGTGCAGACTTTCTCCAGCCGCTACCCATTGCTGGATGGCCACGGCAACTTTGGCTCGGTCGACAACGACCCACCGGCGGCTATGCGCTATACCGAGACGCGCCTGTCACCAATTAGCAACGAGGGCATGCTGACCGATATCAGCGAGGCCCTGGTCGACTTTAGCGACAACTTTGACAGCTCCCAACAGGAGCCGGTGGTGCTGCCCACCCAGCTACCCAACCTGCTGCTGAACGGGTCTTCGGGCATTGCCGTGGGCATGGCCACCAACATTCCGCCCCACAACATGGGCGAAGTAATCGACGGCCTGGTGGCGATGATCGATCGCCCCACTCTCTCCGACGACGAGCTGTTTCGCCTCATCCCTGGCCCCGACTTTCCCACCGGAGGCGAGATCATCGGCACCGAGGGCATTCTCGACGCCTACCGCACCGGGCGGGGCAGCATCCCCATTCGCGGCATTTGCCAGTTTGAAGAAGTGCACCCCGGCCGGGGGCGGCAGCGGCGCAACGCGATCATCGTTACCGAGCTGCCCTACCAGGTAAACAAGGCCGGGTGGATTGAGAAAATTGCCCAGTTGGTGAACGCGGGGCGGCTGGAGGGAATTGCCGATATTCGCGATGAGAGCGATCGCGACGGCATGCGCGTTGTCATCGAGCTCAAGCGCGATACCCCCGCCCAGCGGGTGCTGCAAGACCTCTACCGCACCACGCCGCTGCAAACCAATTTTGGCGTAATTATGCTGGCCCTCGACAACGGCCAGCCCCGCCAGATGCCCCTGCGCGACGTGATGCAGGCGTTTCTCGACTTTCGCGAAACCACCCTCACCCGCCACTACCAGCACCAGCTCGAAAAAACCGAAGCCAAGCTGCACATCACCGAGGGGCTGCTCACCGCGCTCAACAACCTCGATACCATCATTGACATTTTGCGCAACGCCGCCGACGGCACCACCGCCAAGCAAATCTTTCAGCAGCGGTTTGACCTCAGCGAGCGCCAGTCGGACGCGATTTTGGCCATGCCCCTACGCAAGCTCACCGGCATGGAGCGCCAGGGCCTAGAGAACGACTTTGCCGAACTCAGCCAGCGCCGCGACGATCTCACCCGGCTGCTGAGCGATCGCAAAGAGCTGCTCAAGGCGATGAAAAAAGAGCTGAAGGCGCTCAAAAAGAAGTTTAATGACCCCCGCCGCACCCGCATTCAAACCGACGCTGAACGGGCGGAAGAATCGCAGCAGGTCGAAGACATCATTGCCGAAACCGTTGAAGAAGCGACGGTCGTGGAGTTTACTCAAAAGGGCTATGTGCGCCGGTTTTCCCAAAAATCCTACCAGCGGCGGCAGGCCCGGCTAGAGGTTGATACCAGCGCCAAACTTCACGAAGTAGACGACGACCCGGTAGTGCAGGTTGAAGTGGCCCTCACGACCCACGAACTGCTAACCCTCACCCGCGATGGTCGGGCCTTTACCGTTGCTGTCGAGGCTGTCCCTGCCAACCCGCGTCAGGGCAAGGGAGCGCCCCTGGTGCAGCTGCTGCCGGGTTCGGTGCCATCTGCCGCCGATGCGATCGTGGCTCGGTTTGTGCTTCGCGACGACCGGCTCGATCACGACATAATTCTCGTCACCCGCAAGGGCAAAATCAAGCGCGCTCCGCTGAAAGAATTCACCAACCTCACCGGGCGCGGTCTGACCGCCATCAAAGTAAAAGACGGCGACGAGCTGGCCTACGTCACCCTGGCCGAGCCAGGCGACGACTTAGTCTTAGGAACGACCGGTGGCAGACTGCTGCGCTTCCCGATCGATGATGACAACCTACAAGTCATGGGCCGCGCGGCTCAGGGGCCCCAGGGTATTCGCATGGGCAAGCAGGAAACTCTGACCGGCTGTGTGGCCGTGCAGTCTAGCAAAGATTGCCTGCTGCTGGTGTCGGCGGCGGGTTATGCCAAGCGTCTGCCGGTAGAAGGTTTGCGGGTCGCCAAGCGCGGCGACATTGGCACTCAGTCGTTCCAATTTAGCCTCAAGACCGACAGCCTGATGGCGCTGCTGCCCGCAGTACCCAAGGAAGCCGTTACGGTGTTTACCAGCGCCGATCGCACCGCCGTCATCCCCATCGAATCGGTGCCCCGCCAGGGCAGGACTGGGGAGAGCGATCGCATCATCAAACCCAACAAAGGCGAAACCATCACCCAGGTAATTCGCATCACCCCACCTGATCAGAGCACCCTAGCCGAAGCAGAGTAA